TATAATCTTGTAGCCATAATATGATTTCTGGGGAATTTATTTCTACTTCCCCGAGAATTTCTTTAATTTCTTTAGTATTGAGTACAAAGATAGAATCATTTATTTTGTGAGTGTAAATATAATCTATCTGTTCTTCTCTACTAATTAATGCTGCCATAGTGCTCCCCATATTTCCTAAAGGTGCCCTATCAATATGATTGTGTTTAAAGGTAATCACTACCTTTGTTCCCTTACCTTTTTCAGAAGCTATATTAAGATTACCATCACATCTTAGTGCTGCTGATTTCATAAGCGATAAACCAAGTCCTACATTTCTAGTTTTTCTTGTTGTTATGAAAGGATCATCTACAACACTTAACAAGCTAGCCTCCATACCTTTTCCATCATCTTCTATGCTTATGGTTAACAGATTATTAAGTATATCCTCAAAAACAAATATTGTAATATGCTTTGCTTCTGCATTTATTGAGTTTTCAACTAAATCTAATATATGCAGGGATAGCTCCTTCAATTTTCATCACTCCATATCCTTGAGATAGTCTACTACAGAACTAATTGAAGTAGCCTCTAAATCTAAATAATGGTTTGCTTCATTGATATGAGTTAAGTAATGAGCATCTGAATTTTTAATGATTTTATATTTGTCTAGTTCTAGTATTTTATTAAACTTAGACAATTTATTTAAATCATAGGCTTCAATAGCTTTGATATTTAAACTTTCTGGAATAAATCCTAAAGAAGATATAATGCTAAAAGAATTTCTATCTACATGAGCTGGAACAAGTACACCTTTATGCTCTTTAACTAATTCAAGTATTTCTTCTAGAGAATACTCACTACTATTTAGCAGCATTTTTTTTATATCTCCTATAACTTTATCATCTTTATCTAATACTAGCTGTTGACCAAATAAATCTTCTCTATTATCTATATTAGGCAGGCTATTGTAGATTATATCTTGAAACTTCATACCTTCTTCTATTGTTGGAAAATAACATAAAACATGGACTTCTTCTTTTGTATTAACCTCTATTCCTGGTACAACTACTATCCCTCTCTTAGCTGCAACCTCCATAGCTGGCAATACATTAAGCATAGAATTATGATCTGTAATAGCTATAACCTGGAGCTTTTTTAAAAAGGCCATATTAACTATATTATTAGGTGTCATATCATTATCTCCACAAGGCGATAATGCAGAATGTATATGGAGATCGTATGCCACTTTCATATTAAAGACCTATTTCTCTTAATTTGCAAGCCAATTGGTATGCACTCAAGCTAGATTTTATGAGAGGGATTCCCACTTCATTAGCTTTGTCTATAGTATCCTTGTCTATTTCCATGTCCTCCACTACAATTATTCCCGCTAAATCTACTAAGGTGGCAACTGCAATTATATTTATATGTGTTTGAATAGTTATCCATATATGATTTTGCTTTGCCTTTGACATTACTACACTTAGCAAATCTCCTATATATACTCCCTCTGCACACTTATCATCTGTGTTAAAGCCAGCAACAATCTCAAGCTCTAATTTGTCTACAATTTCTAAGAGTTTCATATGTCACCTCCACTATTTTTCTGTTTTTTTGACTTTTTCCTTTAATACAAAAATACAGTCATCTATTTTAGCCTTCTCTCTAACAATATCTTCCGCAAGAGCATTACATGAAGGTGCACCACAAGAACCACAATCAATTCCAGGTAAGGATTCTCTAATTTCTTTTAGCTGTTCAATCTTTTTCATAGCTTTGTGGATGTCACTGTCTAAAATCATAATTTCTTTTGGACTAATCTTTTCAGTCCAATGTATAAGGCCTTCTTTTACTAAATTGTCAATATATTCATCATTTATATCTTCATTTATTCCTGGTTTTTTTGCAATATTTCTTATTCTGCTTTTGGCAATAAAAGGATTTTCAACATTTAGGGGTCCTCCAACACAGCCTCCAACACAGGCTAGGCCTTCAAAATAATCAATGTTCTCTAGCTTGCCTAATTCAATTTCTTCCAATACATTGATAACATTTTCTATACCATCAACTGCCATATAATTGTCTATCCCAATAGCATAGCTTTGTCCACCTACTCTGCCCCAGCCAACACCATAGGGTGAAGCTTTTAGAAACTTTTCATCTTCTTCAGCTTTTTTTGCATGTTTTACTATATCTCCATATATTGATTTGATAGAAAACGCACCGTTAAGATAAGATTCTTTTATACCTATAGGCCTTTTTATGCTGGTTACTTTTGCTGGACATTGAGATAAATAGAATACTCCTATATCTTTAAAATCTAGTCCCTTTTCCTTCATTATTTTTGTTCTTGCAATTCTAGCTGCAACCTCCATTGGAGATTCTACTGTAATAATATTATCGATTAAGGAAGGAAACCTAACTTGTATTATTCTTAATATTGTAGGACACAAGGAAGAAATTACAGGCCTATTTAAATTGTTGTTTTCTAGCATATCTCTAATAACTACTGTTAATACATCTGCTGCATATCCTTCATCAATTACATAATCAAATCCAAGTGCTTTTATCCCTGAAAAAACCTTGTTCATATCTGTATCTATACTAAACTGTCCATATAATGACATTGGTGATATTGCAATATTATATTTATAGTTTTTAAGCACATCTAGCTCATCAGCAATAGCATTTTGAGCATGATAAGGACATACTCTAATGCACTCTCCACAATCAATGCACCTATCTTTGGTAATAACTGCCTTTTTATCTCTTATTCTAATAGCTTCAGTAGGGCATTTTCTCATACAGTTTGTACAACCATTGCATTTACTTTCATCTAATACTACAGAGTGAAAATAATCTTTCATTTCTATCACCTACTATTTTCTTCTATTTTGGCTTTGTAAATATTCTCATTGATACTAGGGTATTTCCACCTTCCTCAGACAATATGTGAAAATCATCTGAACACCTTTTCATATTTGGAATCCCCATTCCTGCACCAAATCCCAATTCTCTAACACTATGTGAAGCAGTAGAATATCCTTCCCTCATAGCTAAGCTAATATCTTTGATACCTGGCCCCTCGTCTAATGCTTTTATTTCAACTTCACTAGGAGATATACCTACTATAATCTTACCTCCATATGAATGGATTACTATGTTCATTTCTGCTTCATATGTTGCTATTGCAACTCTTCTTACGATTTGAGAATCAATTCCAAGCTGGGTCAATATTTTTTTTATATTACTAGAGGCTTCCCCTGCACTTTTAAAATCATTTTGTACAACATTATATTCTAGTTTTATCATATCATTATTTTTGTTCATTTATCTTAACACACCCTCTACCTCTATACCTTTCAATCCTCTTTCATAAAGCTTGCCGCTAGTAGTATAAAGAGTATACTCAGTAGTCATTATTGTTATATTTTTTTCTAAAGCTAAGTCTAATAAATCTTGACTCGGCATCTTGCCTCTAACAAATACAATAGCAAAAAGATCCACCATCTCAGCAGTTCTTATTACCTGTGGATTAGTAAGTCCAGTTAATAATATTGATTTATCGTTTATGAATGCAAGTACATCACTCATTAAGTCAGAACCAAAGGCTGAAAAAACCTCCCTATCTAAGAATTCCTCTCCTACTAGTACCTCTGCATTTAATATTTGTTCTATTTCTCTTAGCTTCATTTTCCCACCCCAATCTTGAATTTCCAAGCTTTAAAACCCCTTTAAATAAAATCCAACTATATCTAGCCTATAAACAATAATCAATTGGAAAAGGATTTCATTCACTATAATATAATTTTAACATACTCTATTGTTTTTTTGAAACTAAGTTTACAAAAGCATCTTCATATATTGGTTTTATACCTTCTAGATGCTTATATGCATCATCCCTAGAGTTAAATTCTCCTGTAAAGACCTTAAATGTTCCATTGCTAATAATAAATCCATCAATATTATTTTCCTTAAGCTCTTTGATAAAGCTCTCTGCATTAGTTATGCTGCTAAAGTTTCCGAGCTGTACACTATAAAATGTAACCTCTCTTTGCTCTTCATCTCCCGTATTAGGGAGACTATCTACTAAGTCAGTATTATCTGATGATTCTTCTGTGTCTCCTATTTGGTTATTTAAATCATCTTCATAAACTGAATCATTGCTTATATCATCAGCTTCTGTTTCTTTGTTTTCTTCTACCCTATGCTCTATTGGATTTAGAGTGTTTTCTCCTTCAGAAAGCCTAGGTAGAATTACATATTGCACTAAAAAAAATCCTAATAAGATAGATATAATAGGTGCTGCTATAAAAAAGGCAACAATTGTGTAAAGCCTGTCCTTTTTGTTTTTATTTATTTTCGTTCTAGTAATTCGTCTCATAGCTTGCCCTCCTCTTTCTTTATACTAATAGATTATGATAGCAATTTCAAATAAATTAATAAAATTTGATTTTTATTATGTCTATTATTGAAAAGATTTTAGACAACATCAAAAAGAGAGCCTTTACCTATTGTTATAAATGTTTATTCTATATATAACTTTTTTTCCCTGCAAAGTATTAAAAGTTAATCAATAATTCATTTTCTTCTAAATAAAAATAGCCCTCCTTTCATAAACAGATTTCTATTATTATATCTGTCTACTCAGGAGAGCATATTGTTTGTATTTATATGGTGCAGGACACGAGACTCGAACTCGTACGGTCTTCGACCGCTACCCCCTCAAGATAGTGCGTCTGCCAGTTCCGCCAGTCCTGCATTTAGGGTTAACGAATATATTATAATTAAAAACCCTTCTTCTGTCAACTATAATTTAATTCATTATAGCCTAGTAATTCCAGATTGAACTATAGCTCAATCTGGAATTATATTTAATCATTATCATTTAACAAATCTTCTTTTCTCTGAAATTCTTCAGGTATATACCATTCTGTAATGCTGTTGAGAGTATGGGTAAATGTAGGATTAATTTCACCTCTAATATTATTATTTACTAGTACTGATGAGTTAGTGAAAAATAAACTCACATATGGAAGTTCATCTATTATCAAGCTTTGAATATCTTCATATATTCTTTTTTTATCTTCAGCCCGTATAGTTTGCTGTGCAAGTGTTAGTAGTTCATCCATTTTTTCATTGCTATATCCTAAAAAATTTGAGCCACTATTTATTTCAGAAGAATGAAATGCAAAGGATAAATCAGGAATATAAGACATTTCCCAGCCTAATAAAACTATGTCGAAGTTGCCACCTGTTATTTTTTGCATTAAACCTTCCCATTGATTATTCTTTATTTCTTCAGTAACATTTTCTCCCTTATTTTCATTATAGTCCTTTACAACATCAATACCTATGCTAATTAAATTATTTGCTATTATATTAGCAGTTTCTCTTCTTAAATCATTATATGAATTAGTTGTAAGTCTTAGTGAAAGACGATTTCCATCAATATCTTCAAAAAAACCGTCTTTATCTTCGTCCTTCCAGCCAGCTGAGGTAAGTATCTGTCTTGCTTTATTTGCATTGAAGCCATATGAATTTGCTTCATCAGATATTAGCCAAGAGTCAGGATGGATAGGCACATCATTTCTTGTTGCATGTCCAAGATATACTTTTTCTATAATAGATTGTCTATCAATGGCATATGCTATGGCCTTCCTAAGCCCTTTACCTTTTTCCCCCATAAACATTTCGTTTCGAAAATTAAACCCTAAAAACTCATATTTATTTGATGTGAATTCATATATATCCACCTTTTTATTTTGCGCATATTTTTCCCAATCTACTCCTAGGCTTGTGGTTAAATCTATTTGTCCTGATTCAAAGGAGGTAATTGCTAATTTTTCATCCTTTAGAGATTTCCCAATAACTTTTGATATATACGGTTCTCCCTTCCAGTAATCCTTATTTGACTCAAGAATTACCTCTTTAAGTTTTTTATTTTCAACTACCTTATAGGGTCCTGTCCCTATGGCTTTATAGCCATCGGCCTTCAAGGCTCTTTCATAGGCTATTCTTATGTTTTTTTCTCTCACAAAAATATGACTTGGAACTATTGGGAATATAAGCCCCTCTAGAGCATTACCATAGGCTCTATCAAAAGTTAATCTCAAGTTTAGCTCATCAATCACCTTTACTTCCTTTAGATATTTTAGTGAATAGGACAATTTTATTATATCTGGCATTTCATTAGATAAAATATTAATAGAGAGACCATATTTTAAAGCATCTATTGTAAACTTTACATCATTAGAAGTAAAATCCTCTCCATCGTGCCATTTTACATTATCTCTAAGAGTAATGTTTAAAACTGTGCCATCCCCATCAAAGCTATAGCTTTCTGCTAAAACGTTCTTTACACTTAAATCACTATCCACATCAAATAATCCTTCAAATATAAGCTTACTAAATGCATACAGGGTCCTATCAGTAGCTAATATAGGATTAAGAGTTATAGTATAAGGCAATGGTACAATAATCTCTCCACCATATATAGGTGTGTCATCAATATTATCTTCAAAGCCTATTTCTGAATCATTTGTATTATCTAGATTTTCATTTAGATTACATCCACTTAAAGTAAATATTTGTAATATTACTATTGCTATTAATAAGCAAAGTTTCTTGCTTCTCAACCTAACTCCTCCTTAATGCTAGAGCATCTTTACAAGCTTAGGGTTATTAACAATTCCTGGTATTCTGCCCCGTTTTGCTATTGACACACCCTCTACTTCCTTAATGTCCATTGTCATATCAATTGCAGGTGCACCAGAAATATAGCTGCCTACTCCAAACGCATCAGCCCCTGCTTCAGATAATATTTTAATTTTCTCTGGTTTCAATCCACCTGAAACAAAAATCTTAACCCAGTTGTAGCCTTCCATATCTAGTCTAGCTCTTATTTCTTTAATTAAGTCAGGAGTAACTCCCCCTCTTTCACTAGGAGTATCTAATCTGATTCCGTATAGGTTTTTGCCCATTTCCTTTGCAAGCCTTAAGGTTTCCTCTACCTCATCTTTAAAGGTATCTACTAGCACAATTCTTTTATATGATTCTGGCATCACTTCATCATATTTCTGAGCTACTGTCAGAGTGTCACCTGCTACTAGAAAAGATGCATGAGGTAATGTACCTGTAGGATTCTCTCCTATTAACTTAGCGGTTAAAATGTTGCTTACAGAACTAGCTCCTCCAATTCTAGCTGCTCTTTCCATTACTGGTGCTACGGAAGGATGAACATGTCTAGTTCCAAATACAACAAAGGTTTTGTCACCACAAGCTTCCTTAACCTCCCTAGCAGCAGTTGCCCAGCCACTTGGACTAGCTAAACAGCCTAGAATAACTGATTCAAAAATAGCAAAGTTTTCATATGGTCCCTTTATTCTAACTAAGGTTTCCTTAGCTTGAAACTCTGTTCCTTCTTCAAGAGCCCACATTTCAACTCCATTATTTTTCAATATATTTCTAACCTCTTCTATGCCTACAAAAACACCAGGCTTTCTAGCAAAAATCTCTGCAACTACTTCCTTGCTTTTCATACCTAAACTGCCTAATACGTCCATGGTAGTAAAAAAATATATATCTGTAGTAAGCCCTGAAAGAATATCTTCATGAGTTGCAGAATGTAGCATCCTTTCATCCCTGTTAATATAATAATCCTGTACATCTTTAATACTTTTTAAGTAGCTCACAATTCTCATCCTCTCTTTAAGAATAAAAATATAATTTAAATAAATCCTAGTTATCTTGTCCTAAATATAAGTATAACAACTTTTCCTTTGTTTTTTAAGATAAATTATTTTTAAGCTAGTGTTATTTATTCTTTAATTCTCAAAAGTGTTATGATTATACAGCTTTTTATATATATCGTATGCTTTCAATACTTTTATTAGATAAACTTCAGTTTCTTTAAAAGGTATATACTTAAGGCTTTCTCCATCATCACTATAATTTAAATCCTTTAGCCATTTTGTAACATTACCACTTCCTCCATTGTATGCTGCTAGCACAAGCTCTAAATTATTATTGAATTGATTTTTTAGCTTATTTATATACCAACATCCTATTTCAATGTTTATTTCGGGATCGTATAACAGCTCATCCTTATAGTTTAAAATGCCTATCTCCTTCGAACCCCACTCACCAGTAATAGGCGAAATTTGCATTAATCCCTTTGCTCCCTTATGTGACAATGCATCCTTGTTATATTTGCTCTCAACCTTTATAATGGAAGCCACAAGAAAAGGATCTACATTGTATTT
This genomic stretch from Proteiniborus ethanoligenes harbors:
- a CDS encoding [Fe-Fe] hydrogenase large subunit C-terminal domain-containing protein, with the protein product MKDYFHSVVLDESKCNGCTNCMRKCPTEAIRIRDKKAVITKDRCIDCGECIRVCPYHAQNAIADELDVLKNYKYNIAISPMSLYGQFSIDTDMNKVFSGIKALGFDYVIDEGYAADVLTVVIRDMLENNNLNRPVISSLCPTILRIIQVRFPSLIDNIITVESPMEVAARIARTKIMKEKGLDFKDIGVFYLSQCPAKVTSIKRPIGIKESYLNGAFSIKSIYGDIVKHAKKAEEDEKFLKASPYGVGWGRVGGQSYAIGIDNYMAVDGIENVINVLEEIELGKLENIDYFEGLACVGGCVGGPLNVENPFIAKSRIRNIAKKPGINEDINDEYIDNLVKEGLIHWTEKISPKEIMILDSDIHKAMKKIEQLKEIRESLPGIDCGSCGAPSCNALAEDIVREKAKIDDCIFVLKEKVKKTEK
- a CDS encoding nicotinate phosphoribosyltransferase produces the protein MRIVSYLKSIKDVQDYYINRDERMLHSATHEDILSGLTTDIYFFTTMDVLGSLGMKSKEVVAEIFARKPGVFVGIEEVRNILKNNGVEMWALEEGTEFQAKETLVRIKGPYENFAIFESVILGCLASPSGWATAAREVKEACGDKTFVVFGTRHVHPSVAPVMERAARIGGASSVSNILTAKLIGENPTGTLPHASFLVAGDTLTVAQKYDEVMPESYKRIVLVDTFKDEVEETLRLAKEMGKNLYGIRLDTPSERGGVTPDLIKEIRARLDMEGYNWVKIFVSGGLKPEKIKILSEAGADAFGVGSYISGAPAIDMTMDIKEVEGVSIAKRGRIPGIVNNPKLVKML
- a CDS encoding ATP-binding protein; this translates as MKELSLHILDLVENSINAEAKHITIFVFEDILNNLLTISIEDDGKGMEASLLSVVDDPFITTRKTRNVGLGLSLMKSAALRCDGNLNIASEKGKGTKVVITFKHNHIDRAPLGNMGSTMAALISREEQIDYIYTHKINDSIFVLNTKEIKEILGEVEINSPEIILWLQDYINENIKSLLSK
- a CDS encoding DRTGG domain-containing protein, which codes for MKLLEIVDKLELEIVAGFNTDDKCAEGVYIGDLLSVVMSKAKQNHIWITIQTHINIIAVATLVDLAGIIVVEDMEIDKDTIDKANEVGIPLIKSSLSAYQLACKLREIGL
- a CDS encoding SPOR domain-containing protein — translated: MRRITRTKINKNKKDRLYTIVAFFIAAPIISILLGFFLVQYVILPRLSEGENTLNPIEHRVEENKETEADDISNDSVYEDDLNNQIGDTEESSDNTDLVDSLPNTGDEEQREVTFYSVQLGNFSSITNAESFIKELKENNIDGFIISNGTFKVFTGEFNSRDDAYKHLEGIKPIYEDAFVNLVSKKQ
- a CDS encoding lytic transglycosylase domain-containing protein — translated: MQIITIRYRKILSLFFTIIILASIFFSIGWFGRIFYPIKYKEQISIYSQKYNVDPFLVASIIKVESKYNKDALSHKGAKGLMQISPITGEWGSKEIGILNYKDELLYDPEINIEIGCWYINKLKNQFNNNLELVLAAYNGGSGNVTKWLKDLNYSDDGESLKYIPFKETEVYLIKVLKAYDIYKKLYNHNTFEN
- a CDS encoding DRTGG domain-containing protein is translated as MKLREIEQILNAEVLVGEEFLDREVFSAFGSDLMSDVLAFINDKSILLTGLTNPQVIRTAEMVDLFAIVFVRGKMPSQDLLDLALEKNITIMTTEYTLYTTSGKLYERGLKGIEVEGVLR
- a CDS encoding ATP-binding protein, whose amino-acid sequence is MNKNNDMIKLEYNVVQNDFKSAGEASSNIKKILTQLGIDSQIVRRVAIATYEAEMNIVIHSYGGKIIVGISPSEVEIKALDEGPGIKDISLAMREGYSTASHSVRELGFGAGMGIPNMKRCSDDFHILSEEGGNTLVSMRIFTKPK
- a CDS encoding PHP domain-containing protein; its protein translation is MKVAYDLHIHSALSPCGDNDMTPNNIVNMAFLKKLQVIAITDHNSMLNVLPAMEVAAKRGIVVVPGIEVNTKEEVHVLCYFPTIEEGMKFQDIIYNSLPNIDNREDLFGQQLVLDKDDKVIGDIKKMLLNSSEYSLEEILELVKEHKGVLVPAHVDRNSFSIISSLGFIPESLNIKAIEAYDLNKLSKFNKILELDKYKIIKNSDAHYLTHINEANHYLDLEATSISSVVDYLKDME
- a CDS encoding ABC transporter substrate-binding protein; its protein translation is MRSKKLCLLIAIVILQIFTLSGCNLNENLDNTNDSEIGFEDNIDDTPIYGGEIIVPLPYTITLNPILATDRTLYAFSKLIFEGLFDVDSDLSVKNVLAESYSFDGDGTVLNITLRDNVKWHDGEDFTSNDVKFTIDALKYGLSINILSNEMPDIIKLSYSLKYLKEVKVIDELNLRLTFDRAYGNALEGLIFPIVPSHIFVREKNIRIAYERALKADGYKAIGTGPYKVVENKKLKEVILESNKDYWKGEPYISKVIGKSLKDEKLAITSFESGQIDLTTSLGVDWEKYAQNKKVDIYEFTSNKYEFLGFNFRNEMFMGEKGKGLRKAIAYAIDRQSIIEKVYLGHATRNDVPIHPDSWLISDEANSYGFNANKARQILTSAGWKDEDKDGFFEDIDGNRLSLRLTTNSYNDLRRETANIIANNLISIGIDVVKDYNENKGENVTEEIKNNQWEGLMQKITGGNFDIVLLGWEMSYIPDLSFAFHSSEINSGSNFLGYSNEKMDELLTLAQQTIRAEDKKRIYEDIQSLIIDELPYVSLFFTNSSVLVNNNIRGEINPTFTHTLNSITEWYIPEEFQRKEDLLNDND